A single region of the Paludibacter jiangxiensis genome encodes:
- a CDS encoding M6 family metalloprotease domain-containing protein yields the protein MPGYLTTPAILMQINHLRIYTLSICILIAFQLSAVRAIPGIVTVQQPDGTLLSVQLHGDEHFHYMTTIDNLMVTQKADGSYHYVTNNGTSLQTSIFRAKNPEQRSPEEVHFIKNIDQKALLKTKRQLLSNKIIAAPIPSDTLPLGKRLMNLVRARNTMSPRSANKVKSASVIKELVILVNFSDTVFTTASPQTSFYNLFNQPGYNTNGSSGSVRDFYKDNSMGLMTFDFTVIGPITLPHTMAYYGANDSNGDDIRPSEMITDACQIISSSIDFSQFDNDGDGYVDNVFIVYAGHNEAEGGPASSVWPHKWTLGEAGINSPSYNGVKINAYACTSELKGTSTNKTMAPIGTFCHEFGHTLGLVDLYDTNYNGTGTEAGGLANWDLMSTGTYNNYGRTPPFLSAVDRFLLGWCDIQSPSTSETNTLSPIGTSNQVFRIDLPTANEFYLLENRQISSWDSYINGHGMLITHIDMTDMTVWKSGKVNNDPAHQYADLIEADGNETYSANGIAGDTYPGTTKKSEFSDASYPAMGSWYSSVKMRKPITDIAENTNITFNYCGGPYGTLEAPTATKATQINDTSFVANWGTINGNNIEYYLDVYYQDYVSTTENFTAFQTEPNANGWSGNCKANTSTFNSSPCSITLTADKDTLSTPLFSGAVRSFSFWGMSDGTSGSSLKIEAYNGSYWQVLTPALTLTNTPGTYTFSTSGSPALPNGTTKIRFTATGSTGKLYIDDVTVSYYGNIYLNGFHNAEMGISTSTLVHPVVKNRNYYYVVRAQSPVFVSPNSNVIAVIPIQNRNSILANAYANNGNLIVEAHDINSNSVQVYTVTGQKIIDKDITKGIHNLGELPPHGIYIVVINGRSFKVIF from the coding sequence ATGCCGGGTTATTTAACAACACCTGCAATCCTAATGCAAATCAACCATTTGAGGATTTACACGCTGTCAATTTGCATTTTAATTGCCTTCCAACTTTCGGCTGTCCGTGCAATTCCGGGAATTGTCACGGTTCAACAGCCGGATGGAACGTTATTGTCGGTTCAGCTCCACGGCGATGAACATTTTCACTACATGACCACCATTGACAATCTGATGGTTACGCAAAAAGCAGATGGATCATATCATTATGTTACGAATAATGGAACCAGCCTGCAAACGTCAATATTCCGAGCCAAAAACCCAGAGCAAAGAAGCCCCGAAGAGGTTCATTTCATTAAAAACATTGATCAGAAAGCTCTATTAAAAACCAAGAGACAGCTCCTTTCCAATAAAATAATTGCTGCACCTATACCATCTGACACTTTACCGCTTGGGAAAAGACTTATGAATCTGGTCAGAGCCAGGAACACTATGAGTCCCCGTTCGGCGAACAAAGTCAAAAGTGCTTCCGTAATCAAAGAGCTGGTCATTCTTGTGAATTTTTCCGATACTGTATTCACCACGGCTTCTCCACAGACATCATTTTATAATCTTTTCAACCAACCCGGATACAATACAAACGGATCATCGGGAAGTGTTCGCGATTTTTATAAAGACAATTCGATGGGGCTAATGACGTTCGATTTCACAGTGATCGGGCCCATTACCCTTCCCCATACGATGGCATATTACGGCGCAAATGACAGCAACGGCGACGACATTCGACCTTCCGAAATGATAACCGATGCCTGTCAAATAATCAGTTCATCCATCGACTTTTCTCAATTTGATAACGATGGCGACGGTTATGTGGACAATGTATTCATCGTTTACGCCGGGCACAATGAAGCCGAAGGCGGACCTGCAAGTTCTGTATGGCCACACAAATGGACGTTAGGTGAAGCCGGAATAAACTCTCCATCATACAATGGGGTTAAGATCAACGCCTACGCCTGTACCTCCGAATTAAAAGGCACTTCCACAAACAAAACAATGGCGCCGATCGGAACATTTTGCCATGAATTCGGGCACACTCTGGGATTGGTCGACCTTTATGATACCAATTACAACGGAACAGGAACAGAAGCCGGAGGACTCGCCAACTGGGATTTGATGTCAACCGGCACTTACAACAACTATGGCCGTACGCCTCCCTTTTTGAGTGCGGTGGACAGATTCCTTTTAGGATGGTGTGATATTCAATCTCCCAGTACCAGTGAAACCAATACACTATCACCTATTGGCACTTCAAATCAGGTATTTCGCATTGATCTTCCTACTGCAAATGAATTTTACCTACTTGAAAACAGGCAAATTTCTTCGTGGGACAGCTACATCAACGGCCATGGAATGCTTATCACTCACATCGATATGACTGATATGACTGTCTGGAAAAGCGGAAAAGTGAATAATGACCCTGCTCATCAATATGCAGACCTGATAGAAGCTGACGGGAATGAAACATATTCGGCAAATGGCATTGCCGGAGATACCTATCCAGGAACGACGAAGAAGTCAGAATTTTCTGATGCTTCTTATCCGGCAATGGGCTCGTGGTATAGTTCAGTAAAGATGAGAAAGCCGATCACTGACATTGCCGAAAACACCAATATAACCTTTAATTATTGCGGCGGGCCCTATGGTACTCTTGAAGCTCCGACTGCAACCAAAGCCACACAGATAAACGACACCAGTTTTGTTGCCAACTGGGGAACAATTAACGGAAATAACATTGAGTATTATCTGGATGTGTACTATCAAGACTATGTTAGTACCACCGAAAATTTCACAGCATTTCAGACAGAGCCAAATGCCAATGGTTGGAGCGGGAATTGTAAAGCAAATACATCAACCTTCAACAGTTCTCCGTGTTCAATTACCTTAACAGCAGACAAAGACACCTTAAGCACACCGCTGTTTAGCGGAGCTGTTCGTTCGTTTTCGTTTTGGGGAATGAGCGATGGCACTTCGGGCTCTTCACTGAAAATAGAAGCATACAATGGAAGCTATTGGCAAGTGCTGACTCCGGCTTTGACACTCACAAACACACCGGGGACATACACGTTCAGCACTTCGGGCTCACCGGCTTTACCCAACGGTACTACCAAAATACGATTCACGGCCACCGGATCGACCGGAAAACTGTACATAGACGACGTCACTGTATCTTATTACGGGAATATTTATTTGAATGGCTTTCACAATGCAGAAATGGGCATAAGCACTTCCACGTTAGTCCACCCTGTAGTGAAAAACAGAAACTACTATTACGTTGTGCGGGCTCAAAGTCCTGTTTTCGTATCTCCAAATTCAAACGTAATTGCTGTTATTCCCATCCAGAACAGAAACAGTATTCTGGCAAATGCATATGCCAACAATGGCAACCTGATTGTTGAGGCTCATGACATCAACAGCAACAGTGTGCAGGTTTATACAGTAACCGGTCAAAAAATCATTGACAAAGACATTACAAAAGGCATCCACAATTTGGGCGAATTGCCACCACATGGGATTTACATCGTTGTAATCAACGGTCGTAGTTTTAAAGTGATTTTCTGA
- a CDS encoding outer membrane protein assembly factor BamB family protein, with protein MMKRLMIFCGLMVSLCMQAQTKFAILTDLHVSPGNANERALSRIVDEINASDIPFVVITGDITNQGSNAELTNDKRLFSRFLKPYYLIPGNHETTWSQSAVREYYRLFGSDRFFFKHDNLLFVGYNTGPYMKMGDGHVKHEDLLWLDSILTKEAVKGTRLLAFAHYPLVENDMGNAREVVSVLKKHDAVVSFCGHGHAYKEMNFEGMKGMMVRSTFLGQDTVNAGYTVVQVTPDSLFVNEKKVGEEMKRRFAVSMDAGKKMAEPSELPIIPQLVDPTAVSLAYQDKASVFTGVAVDKNALYFGNSLGEIKALSKKSRKVLWNVSLGYSLYSTPVCANGLVVAPTADGELRALSAKNGKVVWTIKADGPFVADGCVVDGKLYQGGYKSFYCIDMATGKVDWKFTDINNYCQARPVIADGKVLFGAWDTYLYCLDRQTSALIWKWNNGKAQNLFSPANCVPAVHDGKVIIVAPDRYMTALDLSTGKQLWRSNQYTVRESQGVSADGKTVYAKLMNGQLLAVSSESSEYKPLWTVDAGLGYEHAPCPILEQNGVIYLGSRNGVVVAVEAASHKVLWSFKGGNSEVNQFSCDAQGNVYFSLIEGKIYKVGAKK; from the coding sequence ATGATGAAGCGTTTGATGATTTTTTGTGGGTTGATGGTGAGCCTGTGCATGCAGGCTCAAACCAAGTTTGCGATACTTACCGATCTCCACGTCTCTCCGGGTAATGCCAATGAGCGTGCACTAAGCCGTATTGTCGACGAAATAAATGCATCCGATATTCCTTTTGTGGTTATCACGGGCGATATTACCAATCAGGGAAGCAATGCCGAGCTGACCAATGATAAGCGGTTGTTCTCCCGCTTCCTGAAACCCTATTACCTTATTCCGGGTAACCATGAAACTACATGGTCGCAGAGCGCTGTGCGCGAATATTATCGTCTTTTCGGTTCCGACCGGTTCTTTTTTAAACACGATAACCTGCTTTTTGTGGGATATAATACCGGGCCTTATATGAAGATGGGTGATGGCCATGTGAAGCATGAAGATCTGTTGTGGCTCGACTCCATTCTTACTAAAGAGGCGGTAAAAGGTACCCGCCTGTTGGCTTTTGCGCATTACCCGTTGGTTGAAAACGATATGGGCAATGCACGCGAAGTTGTTTCCGTGCTGAAAAAACACGATGCGGTTGTCTCTTTTTGCGGACACGGTCATGCCTACAAAGAGATGAATTTTGAGGGCATGAAAGGTATGATGGTTCGTTCTACCTTTTTGGGGCAGGATACCGTGAACGCTGGTTATACAGTGGTGCAGGTCACTCCCGATTCTCTCTTTGTAAACGAAAAGAAAGTGGGCGAAGAGATGAAGCGTCGTTTTGCGGTTTCGATGGATGCCGGTAAAAAAATGGCCGAACCGTCGGAACTGCCTATTATTCCACAACTTGTGGACCCTACTGCTGTCTCGTTGGCATATCAGGATAAAGCCTCGGTTTTTACAGGTGTTGCCGTCGATAAAAATGCACTCTATTTTGGCAATTCGTTGGGCGAAATCAAAGCGCTGTCTAAAAAGAGCCGGAAGGTGTTGTGGAACGTTTCTTTGGGCTACTCGCTCTATTCTACTCCGGTCTGTGCAAATGGACTGGTGGTGGCTCCTACTGCCGATGGTGAGCTGAGAGCACTGTCGGCCAAGAACGGGAAGGTTGTTTGGACGATAAAAGCGGATGGACCTTTTGTTGCTGATGGGTGCGTGGTCGATGGAAAGCTCTATCAGGGCGGCTATAAATCATTTTATTGCATCGATATGGCGACCGGAAAGGTTGATTGGAAGTTTACGGATATCAATAATTATTGCCAGGCACGGCCTGTTATTGCCGATGGTAAAGTGCTTTTCGGTGCATGGGATACTTATCTCTATTGCCTCGATCGGCAGACCAGCGCTTTGATCTGGAAATGGAATAACGGAAAGGCACAGAATCTTTTTTCTCCGGCCAATTGTGTGCCTGCAGTGCACGACGGTAAGGTAATCATTGTGGCTCCCGACCGCTATATGACTGCGCTCGACCTTTCTACCGGTAAGCAGTTGTGGCGAAGCAATCAGTATACGGTACGTGAGTCGCAGGGCGTCTCAGCTGACGGCAAAACGGTTTATGCCAAACTGATGAATGGTCAGTTGCTGGCAGTCTCGTCCGAAAGCTCGGAGTACAAACCTCTCTGGACAGTAGATGCCGGATTGGGTTACGAACATGCGCCTTGTCCGATTCTGGAACAAAATGGAGTGATTTATCTCGGTTCGCGCAACGGAGTGGTAGTGGCTGTCGAAGCTGCGTCACACAAGGTGTTGTGGTCGTTCAAGGGGGGTAACTCCGAAGTGAATCAATTTAGCTGCGATGCGCAGGGGAATGTCTATTTCTCGTTGATAGAAGGCAAGATATATAAAGTAGGGGCAAAAAAATAA
- a CDS encoding beta-N-acetylhexosaminidase gives MKKIVSILTLSLFCGMMFAQSYNLIPRPVEVTPAKGSFSLTSAAAIVAGKGSKQVALYLQQKLNRSTGMPFKLATTSAVGSIELIVNSALDIPAEGYLLSATDKGVKIEGKDADGLFYGVQTLLQLLPPQVYSAQLQGGIQWTIPAVSVKDYPRFHYRGMMLDVVRQFFDEQTVKNYIDWLAIHKINKFHWHLTDDQGWRIEIKKYPKLTSVAAWRGPNEAIAPTLGSGDKRYGGFYTQKQIKEIVRYAAEQHIEVIPEIDLPGHSHAAASAYPEILCPTSRDEAKRAADDMADAWCVGNETNFTMLANILKEVAALFPSKIIHIGGDEVNMAIWPRCPICSAFMKKENMQKPEELQNYFVHRLNKIIDGLGKRMAGWDEILDGGDLEGSTQVYAWRSLKRAEVATEKGVPTVVMVGQNYYFDMAQSKYERGHNWAGLVPLDKVYALDPADNTVFTAEQAKKVMGVQAAIWSELFNEPARFLDYQSYPRICAMAEAGWTQQSLRNWNDFYQRLTSSHFERMYNMGIAFRVPFPVVTYKNELVTAVAPYPGAEVRYTVDGSEPNASSVRYSGPVKEFNYEKLKFKTIYKDLSSVAVSPECENVGGWVSDSAAKPKPQVWDLSGIVDRPGIWYATFVPDQPTKGSASVSQVRVYENGIAVASDDKATATERTQRYRLPLFAFDKTKKYSLKAIVQGKENVSGVVKIERSRCMEPAVGVSVNANLNPEYARYLTDYDFETVARTIDRGVAGQSVTYVFAQPLTCSKITFNTGTLTAFYLLKNGHVEYSVDGENWIRGDKFEKGIAVLRPSQPLKAVKIVIDGPNDEAIIAFQDLKIE, from the coding sequence ATGAAAAAAATAGTGTCCATTCTAACTCTTTCTCTGTTTTGTGGAATGATGTTCGCTCAATCGTATAATCTGATACCCCGTCCCGTGGAAGTGACCCCAGCGAAGGGCTCCTTCTCACTGACTTCGGCTGCGGCGATTGTAGCGGGAAAAGGGAGCAAACAGGTTGCCCTTTATCTTCAGCAAAAACTTAACCGGTCTACCGGAATGCCTTTCAAGTTGGCTACGACCTCGGCAGTGGGATCAATTGAACTGATTGTCAATTCAGCTTTGGATATTCCTGCTGAGGGGTATCTGCTGTCGGCAACAGATAAAGGCGTAAAAATTGAAGGGAAAGATGCCGACGGGTTGTTTTACGGTGTGCAAACGTTGTTGCAGCTTTTACCTCCGCAGGTGTATTCTGCGCAGCTTCAAGGCGGTATTCAATGGACTATTCCGGCCGTGTCTGTCAAAGATTATCCCCGCTTTCATTATCGGGGAATGATGCTCGACGTGGTGCGCCAGTTTTTTGACGAACAAACCGTGAAGAATTACATCGACTGGCTGGCGATCCACAAAATCAATAAGTTTCACTGGCACCTGACAGACGATCAGGGCTGGCGCATTGAGATCAAAAAATATCCGAAGCTCACCTCCGTTGCCGCCTGGCGCGGACCGAACGAAGCGATTGCTCCTACTCTCGGTTCGGGCGATAAACGTTACGGGGGATTCTATACCCAAAAACAGATCAAAGAGATCGTTCGCTATGCAGCCGAACAGCATATTGAGGTGATTCCGGAAATTGATCTGCCGGGGCATAGTCATGCTGCTGCTTCGGCCTATCCCGAAATTTTGTGCCCGACCAGTAGAGATGAGGCCAAACGTGCTGCCGATGACATGGCCGATGCCTGGTGCGTGGGCAATGAAACTAATTTTACGATGCTGGCTAATATTTTGAAGGAGGTGGCTGCGCTGTTCCCTTCAAAAATCATTCATATTGGAGGCGATGAGGTGAATATGGCCATTTGGCCCCGTTGCCCCATCTGTTCGGCTTTTATGAAGAAAGAAAATATGCAGAAGCCAGAAGAACTTCAGAACTATTTCGTTCATCGCTTAAACAAGATTATCGACGGTTTGGGGAAACGGATGGCTGGTTGGGATGAAATACTGGATGGAGGAGATTTGGAAGGTTCAACTCAGGTGTATGCCTGGCGTTCGTTGAAACGGGCGGAAGTCGCAACCGAAAAGGGAGTTCCTACTGTGGTGATGGTGGGACAGAACTACTATTTCGATATGGCGCAATCGAAGTATGAGCGTGGTCACAATTGGGCGGGACTGGTGCCTCTCGATAAAGTATACGCACTTGATCCTGCAGACAATACTGTTTTTACTGCGGAACAAGCAAAAAAGGTAATGGGAGTGCAGGCTGCTATTTGGTCTGAACTTTTTAACGAGCCGGCTCGTTTCCTCGACTATCAATCCTATCCGCGCATTTGTGCTATGGCCGAAGCTGGTTGGACTCAGCAATCACTACGCAACTGGAACGATTTCTATCAACGGTTGACCTCATCACATTTTGAACGGATGTACAACATGGGAATTGCCTTTCGGGTGCCATTCCCTGTGGTGACTTATAAAAACGAATTGGTAACCGCCGTGGCTCCGTACCCGGGAGCGGAAGTGCGCTATACTGTCGATGGAAGCGAACCCAATGCTTCGTCGGTTCGTTATTCCGGTCCGGTAAAAGAGTTCAACTACGAAAAATTGAAATTCAAGACGATATATAAGGATCTCTCCAGCGTGGCAGTATCGCCTGAATGCGAAAACGTGGGCGGATGGGTGTCTGACTCTGCAGCCAAACCCAAACCACAGGTCTGGGATTTGTCTGGTATTGTCGATCGGCCGGGTATCTGGTATGCTACTTTTGTGCCTGATCAGCCAACGAAAGGATCCGCATCCGTATCGCAGGTGAGAGTTTATGAAAATGGTATTGCTGTTGCTTCTGATGATAAAGCCACTGCTACCGAGCGTACCCAGCGCTATCGCCTGCCTCTCTTTGCTTTCGATAAAACGAAAAAGTACTCGTTAAAAGCAATTGTACAGGGTAAAGAGAATGTTTCAGGCGTGGTGAAAATCGAACGTTCACGTTGTATGGAGCCTGCCGTCGGGGTCTCTGTGAATGCCAACCTGAATCCGGAATATGCCCGTTATCTGACCGATTACGACTTTGAAACCGTCGCTCGTACCATCGACCGGGGTGTTGCCGGGCAATCCGTCACCTATGTGTTTGCTCAACCGTTGACCTGCTCAAAAATAACCTTCAATACCGGAACGCTCACCGCTTTTTATCTGTTGAAGAATGGTCACGTGGAATACTCTGTCGATGGAGAGAACTGGATTCGTGGCGATAAATTTGAGAAGGGAATCGCAGTGCTTCGCCCGTCTCAACCGTTGAAAGCTGTAAAAATAGTGATAGACGGACCTAATGATGAGGCAATTATTGCATTCCAGGATTTGAAAATTGAATAA
- a CDS encoding DUF1343 domain-containing protein, with protein MRKIVLLAIALFAMQQLVDLKAQPQVKVGAESVDEYLPLLQGKRVGVLSNQTGTIGKEHIVDFLHRKGINIVCIFSPEHGFRGTADAGEHVSSSVDEKTGIPIKSLYDGNTGKPSDAVMQSIDVLVYDLQDVGLRFYTYLTTMVRMMDACATNRVKMIILDRPNPNGHYVDGPILDLKYRSGVGWIPVPVVHGMTLGEMAGMVNGEKWLTNGAQCDVKVIKCKNYTHATLYQLPIAPSPNLKDMRSIYLYPSLCYFEATPVSLGRGTDAPFEQYGHPNMQGYSYSFTPRSIAGAKFPTQLDRLCHGVDFRSVPSNEVLFQKGVDLSYLIDAYKNLNLDDFFFNSFFEKLIGVSYVRKMIIEGKSADEIKARWKDDVEKFKQQRKPYLLYPEK; from the coding sequence ATTAGGAAGATTGTTTTGCTGGCGATAGCTCTTTTTGCTATGCAGCAACTAGTTGATTTGAAGGCGCAACCGCAAGTGAAGGTTGGTGCCGAAAGTGTGGATGAATATCTTCCTTTGTTACAGGGGAAACGGGTTGGGGTGCTCTCCAACCAAACCGGTACAATTGGGAAAGAACATATAGTGGACTTTCTCCATCGGAAGGGAATTAATATTGTTTGTATCTTTTCGCCCGAACACGGTTTTCGTGGAACGGCCGATGCCGGGGAGCATGTATCCAGTTCGGTTGACGAAAAGACCGGTATCCCTATCAAGTCGCTCTATGATGGCAACACCGGCAAGCCCAGCGATGCGGTGATGCAATCAATCGATGTACTGGTATACGACCTGCAGGATGTGGGGTTGCGTTTTTACACCTACCTTACGACGATGGTGCGCATGATGGATGCCTGTGCTACTAATCGCGTAAAGATGATCATTCTCGACCGTCCCAACCCCAACGGGCATTATGTCGACGGACCGATACTCGATTTAAAATATCGCTCGGGTGTGGGATGGATTCCTGTGCCCGTGGTTCACGGCATGACCCTTGGCGAAATGGCCGGCATGGTAAATGGTGAAAAGTGGCTGACGAACGGTGCACAATGCGATGTAAAAGTAATCAAGTGTAAAAACTATACGCATGCAACGCTCTACCAACTGCCCATTGCTCCATCGCCTAACCTGAAAGATATGCGCTCCATTTATCTCTACCCTTCGTTGTGCTATTTCGAAGCCACCCCGGTAAGTCTGGGTCGTGGTACCGATGCGCCGTTTGAGCAATACGGTCATCCCAACATGCAGGGATATAGCTATAGCTTTACGCCCCGTAGTATTGCCGGGGCCAAATTTCCAACGCAACTCGACCGTCTGTGTCATGGTGTCGATTTTAGGAGCGTCCCTTCAAACGAAGTGTTGTTTCAAAAGGGAGTTGACCTGAGTTACCTGATCGATGCCTATAAAAATCTGAATCTGGACGATTTCTTCTTCAATAGCTTCTTCGAAAAATTGATTGGGGTCAGTTATGTACGTAAAATGATCATAGAGGGTAAAAGCGCCGATGAGATCAAAGCCCGTTGGAAGGACGACGTAGAAAAGTTCAAACAACAACGCAAACCTTATCTACTCTATCCCGAAAAGTAA